One segment of Pseudomonas asgharzadehiana DNA contains the following:
- a CDS encoding ATP-binding cassette domain-containing protein, giving the protein MTLLKFSDVSLAFGAMPLLDKVSWQIARGERVCIIGRNGTGKSSMMKLVKGDQKPDDGSVWRAPGLKIGELPQELPVADGRTVFDVVAEGLDGVGELLAQYHHLAQNCVTEEDLDKLMHVQQDLEARDGWRLQQLVDSTLSRLQLPADKTLAQLSGGWRRRVLLAQALVSEPDLLLLDEPTNHLDIGAIAWLEEALKDFQGAVLFITHDRSFLQNLATRILELDRGGLIDWNGDYASFLVHKEAALAAEETANALFDKKLAQEEVWIRQGIKARRTRNEGRVRALKALRVERSERRERTGKANIQLDTADKSGKQVMVLENVSFHHPDGPFLIKDFSMVLQRGDRIGLLGANGTGKTTLLKLMLSGLQPTSGTVEEGTRIDVAYFDQLRHQLDLEKTVIDNVAEGRDFIDIDGQSRHVLSYLGDFLFSPQRARTPVKALSGGERARLLLAKLFSKPANLLVLDEPTNDLDVETLELLEEVLLTFNGTVLMVSHDRAFLDNVVTSTLVFEGEGKVREYVGGYQDWLRQGGSPRLLGVTESKSGKADLTSAVVAPVAAAPVPEAAPTANKKKLSYKLQRELEALPGDIDAKEQQIAAVEAEMADAGFYQRPAAETAKVIASLETLNQELEVLVERWAELDG; this is encoded by the coding sequence ATGACCCTGCTCAAATTCAGCGATGTGTCCCTTGCTTTCGGCGCTATGCCGTTGTTGGACAAGGTGTCCTGGCAGATCGCCCGTGGTGAGCGGGTGTGCATCATCGGCCGCAACGGCACCGGCAAGTCCAGCATGATGAAGCTGGTAAAAGGCGACCAGAAGCCCGATGACGGTTCTGTGTGGCGCGCGCCGGGCCTCAAGATTGGCGAATTGCCCCAGGAATTACCGGTGGCCGACGGACGGACAGTGTTCGACGTGGTTGCCGAAGGCCTGGACGGCGTGGGCGAGTTGCTCGCGCAATACCACCACCTGGCGCAGAACTGCGTCACCGAAGAAGACCTGGACAAGCTGATGCATGTTCAGCAGGACCTCGAGGCCCGTGACGGCTGGCGCCTGCAGCAACTGGTCGACAGCACCCTGAGCCGCCTGCAATTGCCGGCCGACAAGACCCTCGCCCAATTGTCCGGCGGCTGGCGTCGTCGCGTGCTGCTGGCCCAGGCGCTGGTGTCCGAGCCGGACCTGCTGCTGCTCGACGAACCGACCAACCACCTGGACATCGGGGCCATCGCCTGGCTGGAAGAAGCCCTCAAGGATTTCCAGGGCGCCGTGCTGTTCATCACGCACGACCGTTCCTTCCTGCAGAACCTGGCCACGCGCATCCTTGAACTGGACCGCGGCGGCCTGATCGACTGGAACGGCGACTACGCCAGCTTCCTGGTACACAAGGAAGCCGCGCTGGCCGCCGAAGAAACCGCCAACGCGCTGTTCGACAAGAAACTGGCCCAGGAAGAAGTCTGGATCCGCCAGGGCATCAAGGCCCGCCGCACCCGTAACGAAGGCCGCGTACGTGCGCTGAAAGCCTTGCGCGTTGAGCGCAGCGAACGTCGCGAGCGCACCGGCAAGGCCAATATCCAGCTGGATACCGCCGACAAGTCGGGCAAGCAGGTGATGGTGCTGGAGAACGTCAGCTTCCACCACCCGGACGGCCCGTTCCTGATCAAGGACTTCTCCATGGTCCTGCAGCGCGGCGACCGTATCGGCCTGTTGGGCGCCAACGGTACCGGCAAGACCACCTTGCTCAAGTTGATGCTCAGTGGCTTGCAACCGACCAGCGGCACCGTGGAGGAAGGTACGCGCATCGACGTGGCCTACTTCGACCAGTTGCGTCATCAACTGGACCTGGAAAAAACCGTGATCGATAACGTGGCCGAGGGTCGCGACTTCATCGATATCGACGGCCAGAGCCGCCACGTGTTGAGTTACCTGGGCGACTTCCTGTTCAGCCCGCAGCGTGCACGTACGCCGGTCAAGGCCTTGTCCGGTGGCGAGCGTGCGCGTTTGCTGCTGGCCAAGCTGTTCAGCAAACCGGCAAACCTGCTGGTGCTCGACGAACCGACCAACGACCTCGATGTGGAAACCCTCGAACTGCTGGAAGAAGTGCTGTTGACCTTCAACGGTACCGTGCTGATGGTCAGTCACGACCGGGCATTCCTCGATAACGTGGTTACCAGCACGCTGGTCTTCGAAGGTGAAGGCAAGGTGCGCGAGTACGTCGGTGGTTACCAGGACTGGCTGCGCCAGGGTGGCTCGCCGCGTTTGCTGGGCGTGACTGAAAGTAAGTCGGGCAAAGCCGACCTGACGTCGGCCGTGGTCGCCCCTGTGGCAGCTGCGCCGGTTCCGGAGGCAGCGCCGACGGCCAATAAGAAGAAGCTCAGCTATAAGCTGCAGCGCGAACTGGAAGCCTTGCCGGGCGATATCGACGCCAAGGAACAGCAGATCGCCGCCGTAGAAGCAGAAATGGCTGACGCGGGTTTCTACCAGCGCCCTGCGGCGGA
- a CDS encoding transglycosylase SLT domain-containing protein gives MRSRLFNFLSCLLLSATAVQSAQAVDLTTQRQYYDEAKRALAKGDSGPYMQYSQALADYPLTPYLAYDELTARLKTASNPEIEQFLAKNGDLPQANWMKLRWLRWLAERGDWQTFEKYYDSKLNFVELDCLHGQYQLTHNLKAEGYKTAEKLWMTGKSQPAACDATFGQWAADGQLTEQKIWDRAKLAAEARNYALANSLVKTLPTLGAQGRLMVDVAQKPDMLSDPSRFLPATEAMSDAVGLGLRRLARQDPDKAMALLDGYASSMHFSRDEKVSIAREIGLTLAKRFDPRALDVMTKYDPELRDNTVSEWRLRLLLRLARWEDAYQLTRKLPQDLATTNRWRYWQARSLELAEPKNPQALVLYKNLSRERDFYGFLAADRSKAPYQLNNKPLVMSQALINKVRNTPGVRRALEFYARGQVVDGRREWYHVSRHFNRDEMVAQAKLAYDMKWYFPAIRTISQAQYWDDLDIRFPMAHRDTLVREAKVRGLHSSWVFAITRQESAFMDDARSGVGASGLMQLMPGTAKDTARKFSIPLASPAQVLDPDKNIQLGAAYLSQVHSQFNGNRVLASAAYNAGPGRVRQWLRGADHLSFDVWVESIPFDETRQYVQNVLSYSVIYGQKLNSPQPLVDWHERYFDDQ, from the coding sequence ATGCGCAGTCGCCTTTTCAACTTTTTATCTTGTCTGCTTCTTTCCGCCACCGCCGTTCAATCCGCCCAGGCCGTGGACCTCACCACCCAACGTCAATATTACGATGAAGCCAAACGCGCCCTCGCCAAGGGCGACAGCGGCCCGTACATGCAATACAGCCAGGCCCTGGCCGACTACCCGCTGACCCCCTACCTGGCCTACGACGAACTGACCGCCCGCCTGAAAACCGCGAGCAACCCGGAAATCGAACAGTTCCTTGCCAAAAATGGCGACCTACCCCAGGCCAACTGGATGAAACTGCGCTGGTTGCGCTGGCTGGCGGAACGGGGCGACTGGCAGACCTTTGAAAAGTACTACGACTCCAAGCTCAATTTCGTCGAACTGGACTGCCTGCACGGCCAATACCAACTCACCCACAACCTGAAGGCCGAAGGCTACAAGACCGCTGAAAAGCTGTGGATGACCGGTAAATCCCAGCCTGCCGCCTGCGATGCCACCTTCGGCCAATGGGCGGCGGACGGCCAGCTCACCGAACAGAAGATCTGGGACCGCGCCAAGCTCGCCGCCGAAGCGCGCAACTACGCGCTGGCCAATAGCCTGGTGAAAACCTTGCCCACCCTGGGTGCCCAAGGCCGCCTGATGGTGGACGTGGCGCAGAAGCCCGACATGCTCAGCGACCCATCGCGCTTCCTGCCGGCCACCGAGGCGATGTCGGATGCCGTCGGCCTGGGCTTGCGCCGCCTGGCACGCCAGGACCCGGACAAGGCCATGGCCCTGCTCGACGGCTACGCCAGCAGCATGCACTTCTCCCGTGACGAAAAAGTGTCGATCGCCCGCGAAATCGGCCTGACCCTGGCCAAACGCTTCGACCCGCGCGCCCTTGACGTGATGACCAAGTACGACCCGGAACTGCGCGACAACACCGTCTCCGAATGGCGCCTGCGCCTGCTGCTGCGCCTGGCCCGCTGGGAAGATGCCTACCAGTTGACCCGCAAACTCCCACAAGACCTCGCCACCACCAACCGCTGGCGCTACTGGCAGGCCCGCAGCCTGGAACTGGCCGAACCGAAAAACCCGCAAGCCCTGGTGCTGTACAAGAACCTGTCACGCGAGCGGGACTTCTACGGTTTCCTCGCCGCGGACCGCTCCAAGGCCCCTTACCAGTTGAACAACAAGCCACTGGTGATGAGCCAGGCGCTGATCAACAAAGTGCGCAATACCCCTGGCGTACGCCGCGCCCTGGAGTTTTACGCGCGTGGCCAGGTGGTCGATGGCCGCCGCGAGTGGTACCACGTCAGCCGCCACTTCAACCGTGACGAAATGGTCGCCCAGGCCAAGCTGGCCTATGACATGAAGTGGTATTTCCCGGCCATCCGCACCATCAGCCAGGCGCAATACTGGGACGACTTGGACATCCGCTTCCCAATGGCCCACCGCGATACCCTGGTGCGCGAAGCCAAAGTCCGTGGCCTGCATTCAAGCTGGGTGTTTGCTATCACCCGCCAGGAAAGCGCCTTCATGGACGACGCCCGCTCCGGCGTCGGCGCCAGCGGGCTGATGCAACTGATGCCCGGCACCGCCAAGGACACCGCACGCAAGTTCAGCATCCCGCTGGCCTCCCCGGCCCAAGTGCTGGACCCGGATAAAAACATCCAGCTCGGCGCTGCCTACCTGAGCCAGGTGCACAGCCAGTTCAACGGCAACCGCGTGCTCGCCTCCGCCGCCTACAATGCCGGCCCCGGCCGCGTGCGCCAGTGGCTGCGCGGTGCGGACCACCTGAGTTTCGACGTGTGGGTGGAAAGCATTCCATTCGACGAAACCCGCCAGTATGTGCAGAACGTGCTGTCTTATTCGGTGATCTACGGGCAGAAGCTCAACTCGCCACAGCCGTTGGTGGATTGGCATGAGCGGTACTTTGACGACCAGTAA